A part of Leishmania panamensis strain MHOM/PA/94/PSC-1 chromosome 34 sequence genomic DNA contains:
- a CDS encoding nucleoside diphosphate kinase, putative (TriTrypDB/GeneDB-style sysID: LpmP.34.3740): MVGEQRDTFVVEYFDPQANLSRTYQLCYFADDKTIEMYDLKTKRLFLKRCAYPSLSPNELYVGATINVFSRPLRIVDYGDDVTRKRLTTNSGECMITVDMENYSALAGSVVEAMTTQGLRITFIRLVELSQSLAARVVSKTQRCLLLLVSGAGAREKVASVAASFSSAVTQILSESAMQELRETLMGAGESTATLKNCAVCVIKPHAITSGHQGPILSRLVEEGFYISALGSYQLTVADAEDFLEVYNGVLPEYKKLVEQISSGPCWAIEVCAENAVPALRAVCGPHDPEVCHVLFPHTLRSKYGVDRIRNAVHCTDLEEDGPLESEFFFSLLQNKR, encoded by the coding sequence ATGGTGGGCGAACAAAGAGACACGTTTGTGGTGGAGTACTTCGATCCACAGGCGAACCTCTCTCGCACGTACCAGTTATGCTACTTTGCGGACGACAAAACGATAGAGATGTACGACCTCAAGACGAAGCGCTTGTTTTTGAAGCGCTGTGCGTATCCATCGCTGAGCCCAAACGAGCTTTACGTGGGGGCGACCATTAACGTCTTTTCCCGTCCCCTTCGCATTGTTGACTACGGCGACGACGTAACACGCAAGCGGCTTACCACGAACTCGGGTGAGTGCATGATCACCGTTGACATGGAGAACTATAGCGCGTTAGCGGGCTCTGTGGTTGAGGCTATGACAACGCAAGGCCTGCGTATTACATTCATCCGCTTAGTAGAGCTTTCCCAGAGCCTTGCTGCCCGAGTTGTGTCGAAGACGCAGCGGTGCCTACTTCTACTCGTGAGCGGCGCCGGAGCCCGTGAAAAGGTGGCCTCGGTAGCGGCTTCTTTCTCGTCCGCCGTGACACAGATTTTGAGCGAGAGTGCCATGCAGGAGCTGAGGGAGACGTTAATGGGAGCAGGCGAATCCACGGCGACGCTAAAGAactgcgctgtgtgtgtcATCAAGCCACATGCAATCACTAGCGGTCATCAGGGTCCCATTCTTAGTCGcttggtggaggaggggttTTACATTAGTGCCCTTGGCTCCTACCAGCTGACGGTGGCGGATGCCGAGGACTTTTTAGAGGTCTATAACGGCGTTCTTCCGGAGTACAAGAAGCTGGTGGAGCAGATTTCGTCTGGCCCGTGCTGGGCCATTGAGGTTTGCGCAGAGAACGccgtgccggcgctgcgggcGGTGTGTGGTCCACATGACCCGGAGGTGTGCCACGTGCTTTTCCCTCACACACTCCGCTCCAAGTACGGTGTGGACCGCATCCGTAACGCGGTCCACTGCACCGACCTGGAAGAAGATGGTCCCCTTGAGTCAGagttctttttttccctgctACAGAACAAACGGTGA